From Canis lupus familiaris isolate Mischka breed German Shepherd chromosome 16, alternate assembly UU_Cfam_GSD_1.0, whole genome shotgun sequence, one genomic window encodes:
- the THAP1 gene encoding THAP domain-containing protein 1 isoform X3: MVQSCSAYGCKNRYDKDKPVSFHKFPLTRPSLCKKWEAAVRRKNFKPTKYSSICSEHFTPDCFKRECNNKLLKENAVPTIFLCTEPHDKVDAAIGLLMPPLQTPDNLSVFCDHNYTVEDTMHQRKRIHQLEQQVEKLRKKLKTAQQRCRRQERQLEKLKEVVHFQKEKDDISERGYVILPNDYFEIVEVPA; encoded by the exons ATGGTGCAGTCCTGTTCCGCCTACGGCTGCAAGAACCGGTACGATAAGGATAAGCCCGTTTCTTTCCACAA GTTCCCTCTTACTCGACCCAGTCTTTGCAAAAAATGGGAGGCAGCTGTCCGAAGGAAAAACTTTAAACCCACCAAATATAGCAGTATTTGTTCGGAGCACTTTACTCCGGACTGCTTTAAGAGGGAGTGCAACAACAAGTTGCTGAAAGAGAATGCTGTACCCACAATATTTCTCTGTACTGAGCCACATGACAAG GTTGATGCTGCTATTGGATTACTAATGCCTCCTCTTCAGACCCCTGATAATCTCTCAGTTTTCTGTGACCACAACTATACTGTGGAGGATACAATGCACCAGAGAAAAAGGATTCATCAGCTAGAACAACAAGTTGAAAAACTCCGAAAGAAGCTCAAGACTGCACAGCAGAGATGCAGAAGACAAGAACGACAGCTTGAAAAATTAAAGGAGGTTGTTCACTTCCAGAAAGAGAAGGACGACATATCAGAAAGAGGTTATGTGATTTTGCCGAATGACTATTTTGAAATAGTTGAAGTgccagcataa
- the RNF170 gene encoding E3 ubiquitin-protein ligase RNF170 isoform X2, which produces MYCPICLHQASFPVETNCGHLFCGTCIIAYWRYGSWLGAISCPICRQTVTLLLTVFGENDQSQDVVSLRQDINDYNRRFSGQPRSIMERIMDLPTLLRHAFREMFSVGGLFWMFRIRIILCLMGAFFYLISPLDFVPEALFGILGFLDDFFVIFLLLIYISIMYREVITQRLNR; this is translated from the exons ATGTACTGTCCAATCTGTTTACATCAAGCCTCCTTCCCTGTTGAAACAAACTGTGGACATCTTTTTTGTG GTACCTGCATTATTGCATACTGGCGGTATGGTTCATGGCTTGGGGCAATCAGTTGTCCAATCTGTAGACAAACG gTAACTTTACTGCTAACAGTATTTGGTGAAAATGACCAATCTCAGGATGTTGTATCATTGCGTCAAGATATTAATGATTATAACCGGAGATTCTCAGGGCAGCCCAGATCT ATTATGGAAAGAATTATGGATCTACCTACTTTACTGAGGCATGCATTCAGGGAAATGTTTTCAGTCGGGGGCCTTTTCTGGATGTTCCGCATCAGGATAATACTTTGTTTAATGGGAGCTTTTTTCTATCTCATATCACCTCTAGATTTTGTACCTGAAGCCTTGTTTGGAATTCTAGGCTTTCTAGATGATTTCTTTGTCATCTTTTTGTTGCTCATCTACATCTCTATTATGTATCGAGAAGTGATAACACAAAGACTAAACAGGTGA
- the THAP1 gene encoding THAP domain-containing protein 1 isoform X2, whose amino-acid sequence MIIYIIITKPMANYSNYTFPLTRPSLCKKWEAAVRRKNFKPTKYSSICSEHFTPDCFKRECNNKLLKENAVPTIFLCTEPHDKKEDLLEPQEQLPPPPLTPPISQVDAAIGLLMPPLQTPDNLSVFCDHNYTVEDTMHQRKRIHQLEQQVEKLRKKLKTAQQRCRRQERQLEKLKEVVHFQKEKDDISERGYVILPNDYFEIVEVPA is encoded by the exons atgattatttacattattattaccAAACCGATGGCAAATTATAGCAATTATAC GTTCCCTCTTACTCGACCCAGTCTTTGCAAAAAATGGGAGGCAGCTGTCCGAAGGAAAAACTTTAAACCCACCAAATATAGCAGTATTTGTTCGGAGCACTTTACTCCGGACTGCTTTAAGAGGGAGTGCAACAACAAGTTGCTGAAAGAGAATGCTGTACCCACAATATTTCTCTGTACTGAGCCACATGACAAG AAGGAAGATCTTCTGGAGCCACAAGAACAGCTTCCCCCACCTCCTTTAACACCTCCCATTTCCCAGGTTGATGCTGCTATTGGATTACTAATGCCTCCTCTTCAGACCCCTGATAATCTCTCAGTTTTCTGTGACCACAACTATACTGTGGAGGATACAATGCACCAGAGAAAAAGGATTCATCAGCTAGAACAACAAGTTGAAAAACTCCGAAAGAAGCTCAAGACTGCACAGCAGAGATGCAGAAGACAAGAACGACAGCTTGAAAAATTAAAGGAGGTTGTTCACTTCCAGAAAGAGAAGGACGACATATCAGAAAGAGGTTATGTGATTTTGCCGAATGACTATTTTGAAATAGTTGAAGTgccagcataa
- the THAP1 gene encoding THAP domain-containing protein 1 isoform X1, producing MVQSCSAYGCKNRYDKDKPVSFHKFPLTRPSLCKKWEAAVRRKNFKPTKYSSICSEHFTPDCFKRECNNKLLKENAVPTIFLCTEPHDKKEDLLEPQEQLPPPPLTPPISQVDAAIGLLMPPLQTPDNLSVFCDHNYTVEDTMHQRKRIHQLEQQVEKLRKKLKTAQQRCRRQERQLEKLKEVVHFQKEKDDISERGYVILPNDYFEIVEVPA from the exons ATGGTGCAGTCCTGTTCCGCCTACGGCTGCAAGAACCGGTACGATAAGGATAAGCCCGTTTCTTTCCACAA GTTCCCTCTTACTCGACCCAGTCTTTGCAAAAAATGGGAGGCAGCTGTCCGAAGGAAAAACTTTAAACCCACCAAATATAGCAGTATTTGTTCGGAGCACTTTACTCCGGACTGCTTTAAGAGGGAGTGCAACAACAAGTTGCTGAAAGAGAATGCTGTACCCACAATATTTCTCTGTACTGAGCCACATGACAAG AAGGAAGATCTTCTGGAGCCACAAGAACAGCTTCCCCCACCTCCTTTAACACCTCCCATTTCCCAGGTTGATGCTGCTATTGGATTACTAATGCCTCCTCTTCAGACCCCTGATAATCTCTCAGTTTTCTGTGACCACAACTATACTGTGGAGGATACAATGCACCAGAGAAAAAGGATTCATCAGCTAGAACAACAAGTTGAAAAACTCCGAAAGAAGCTCAAGACTGCACAGCAGAGATGCAGAAGACAAGAACGACAGCTTGAAAAATTAAAGGAGGTTGTTCACTTCCAGAAAGAGAAGGACGACATATCAGAAAGAGGTTATGTGATTTTGCCGAATGACTATTTTGAAATAGTTGAAGTgccagcataa